One region of Streptomyces davaonensis JCM 4913 genomic DNA includes:
- a CDS encoding RICIN domain-containing protein has product MSRPHPPAIPLAVLSLAAGLLSALPTPAHAAAQALPTGFATVMNAASGRCLDARAAGTANGTAVQQYSCNGTTAQRWSFTATSDGYVRINNANNTSQVVDVSDVSTADNAPVHLWSYGGGANQQWLPVDLGGGAYRFVNRNSGKCLDDPGASTADSVQFVQYTCNGSAAQRFQVVPVTQSTATPDLGPNVVVFDPSMASSTIQSRLNTIFQQQETNQFGSQRYAVLFKPGAYNADVNVGFYTQVAGLGLSPDAVTINGAVHAEADWFPPQNATQNFWRGAENLSVNPTGGNDRWAVSQAASYRRMHLRGNLALDDGGWASGGLFADTKVDGQVNSGTQQQWLTRNSQLGSWTGSNWNMVFVGSQGVPGTSFPNPPYTTVAQTPVSREKPFLYIDGDGAYKVFVPSVRTNSTATSWAGGAPAGSSLSLDSFYVVKPGATASDINAALAAGKNLLVTPGVYHLNQTLQVNRADTVVLGLGLATFIPDNGVTAMKVADVDGVKVAGVLFDAGTTNSPTLMEIGPAGSSASHTANPTSLHDVYFRVGGAAVGKATTSLVVNSDNVIGDHTWIWRGDHGTGIGWNSNTGDTGLIVNGDNVTMYGLFVEHYQKYQTVWNGNGGRTYFYQNEMPYDPPNQAAWMNGSTQGYAAYKVADSVTSHQAYGLGSYCYFNVNPSVTAERAIEAPNRAGVTFQSMVTVSLGGTGTIRHVINDRGGPSNSTTNVANLSNYP; this is encoded by the coding sequence ATGTCAAGACCCCACCCCCCGGCCATCCCCCTGGCCGTTCTCTCCCTGGCCGCCGGCCTGCTCAGCGCCCTCCCCACGCCCGCGCACGCCGCGGCTCAGGCGCTGCCCACCGGATTCGCCACCGTCATGAACGCCGCCAGCGGCAGATGCCTGGACGCCCGCGCGGCCGGCACCGCCAACGGCACGGCCGTGCAGCAGTACTCCTGCAACGGCACCACCGCCCAGCGCTGGAGCTTCACCGCCACCAGCGACGGCTACGTCCGGATCAACAACGCCAACAACACCTCCCAGGTCGTGGACGTCTCCGACGTCTCCACCGCCGACAACGCCCCCGTCCATCTGTGGTCCTACGGCGGCGGCGCCAACCAGCAGTGGCTGCCCGTCGATCTGGGCGGTGGCGCGTACCGCTTCGTCAACCGCAACAGCGGCAAGTGCCTGGACGACCCGGGCGCATCCACCGCCGACAGCGTGCAGTTCGTGCAGTACACCTGCAACGGCAGCGCGGCCCAGCGCTTCCAGGTGGTACCGGTGACCCAGTCGACGGCCACGCCCGATCTCGGCCCGAACGTCGTCGTGTTCGACCCGTCGATGGCGTCCTCCACGATCCAGTCCCGGCTGAACACGATCTTCCAGCAGCAGGAGACCAACCAGTTCGGCTCCCAGCGCTACGCCGTGCTGTTCAAGCCGGGCGCCTACAACGCGGACGTCAACGTCGGCTTCTACACCCAGGTCGCCGGGCTCGGCCTCTCCCCCGACGCGGTGACGATCAACGGCGCCGTGCACGCCGAGGCCGACTGGTTCCCGCCGCAGAACGCCACCCAGAACTTCTGGCGCGGCGCCGAGAACCTGTCGGTCAACCCGACCGGCGGCAACGACCGTTGGGCGGTCTCGCAGGCCGCGTCGTACCGCCGGATGCATCTGCGCGGCAACCTCGCCCTGGACGACGGCGGCTGGGCCAGCGGCGGCCTCTTCGCCGACACCAAGGTCGACGGCCAGGTCAACTCCGGGACCCAGCAGCAATGGCTGACCCGCAACTCCCAGCTCGGCAGCTGGACCGGGTCCAACTGGAACATGGTCTTCGTCGGCAGCCAGGGCGTCCCGGGCACCAGCTTCCCCAACCCGCCGTACACCACCGTCGCGCAGACCCCGGTCAGCCGGGAGAAGCCGTTCCTGTACATCGACGGTGACGGCGCCTACAAGGTGTTCGTGCCGTCCGTGCGCACCAACTCCACGGCCACCAGCTGGGCGGGCGGCGCACCGGCCGGCAGCTCGCTGTCCCTGGACAGCTTCTACGTGGTGAAGCCGGGCGCGACCGCCTCGGACATCAACGCGGCGCTGGCGGCTGGCAAGAACCTCCTCGTCACCCCGGGCGTCTACCACCTCAACCAGACGCTTCAGGTCAACCGCGCCGACACGGTCGTCCTGGGTCTCGGCCTCGCCACCTTCATCCCCGACAACGGTGTCACCGCCATGAAGGTGGCCGACGTCGACGGAGTGAAGGTCGCGGGCGTCCTCTTCGACGCGGGCACCACCAACTCGCCCACCCTGATGGAGATCGGCCCGGCGGGCTCGTCCGCCTCGCACACCGCCAACCCGACGTCCCTGCACGACGTGTACTTCCGCGTCGGCGGCGCCGCCGTCGGCAAGGCGACCACCAGCCTCGTCGTCAACAGCGACAACGTCATCGGCGACCACACCTGGATCTGGCGCGGTGACCACGGCACCGGCATCGGCTGGAACTCCAACACCGGCGACACCGGCCTGATCGTCAACGGCGACAACGTCACCATGTACGGCCTGTTCGTCGAGCACTACCAGAAGTACCAGACCGTCTGGAACGGCAACGGCGGCCGGACGTACTTCTACCAGAACGAGATGCCCTACGACCCGCCCAACCAGGCCGCCTGGATGAACGGCTCCACCCAGGGCTACGCCGCCTACAAGGTCGCGGACAGCGTCACCAGCCACCAGGCCTACGGCCTCGGCAGCTACTGCTACTTCAACGTCAACCCGAGTGTCACCGCCGAGCGGGCCATCGAGGCGCCGAACCGGGCGGGCGTGACCTTCCAGAGCATGGTGACGGTCTCCCTCGGCGGCACCGGCACCATCCGGCACGTCATCAACGACCGCGGCGGCCCGTCCAACTCCACCACCAACGTGGCCAACCTCAGCAACTACCCGTAG
- a CDS encoding LuxR family transcriptional regulator AbsR2 encodes MTFERDAKTLELPWPFTGRDSEVELIRRSLAAGRHGIVVTGTPGSGKTRLVAEAARGTDCALVAGTPEARSIPFAAFAHLLPEEVTLHRAVQLLSSVRLLIVDDAHLLDDASAALVHQLAVQGRTRLLVTATDGMPAPGAISRLWTGELLPRLVLDPLPPEETAHLLAAGAGGGLEPLTVNRLHRLCQGDLRLLRDLLGAVRERGLLTRVPGVDAWAWRGPLPLTATVRERAAHVLDRARPEERETLERLAFGGPLALDMDDFDLRVLERLEADGLIRIDDLGAVRLVHPLHGPVLRAAAGRLRARRLARTPGECAAALDAETAELTRSVQLADVRAVSAPVGEWLVDEGERVPAGYAAVRARFARFGGRLREAEAWAREGLLGAPDDRCCRHELALAVAQSGDVTATVDTGDGADGWPAVARGDLDAALAAVEPYDAVRLGAPERAAGRLDGVFAQHADALARGDGPALDRAAEALQERGLLLYAAEAHAQAVRAHRDPRAARTSRTRAVALARRCQGARTPALSGLVLGELTARQRQIVTLAAAGLSNRQIAERLTLSVRTVGNHLYSAYARLGASDRGALSWMVELPDAQPA; translated from the coding sequence ATGACATTCGAACGGGATGCGAAGACCCTGGAACTGCCCTGGCCGTTCACCGGGCGGGACAGCGAAGTCGAGCTGATCCGCAGGTCGCTGGCCGCCGGGCGGCACGGAATCGTCGTGACCGGGACCCCGGGCAGCGGCAAGACCCGGCTCGTCGCCGAGGCCGCCCGCGGCACCGACTGCGCCCTGGTGGCCGGGACCCCCGAGGCTCGCTCCATCCCCTTCGCCGCCTTCGCGCACCTGCTGCCCGAAGAGGTCACCCTGCATCGCGCGGTACAACTCCTCTCCTCGGTACGGCTGCTGATCGTCGACGACGCCCACCTCCTCGACGACGCCTCGGCCGCCCTGGTCCACCAGCTGGCCGTTCAGGGCCGCACCCGGCTGCTGGTCACCGCCACCGACGGCATGCCCGCGCCCGGCGCGATCTCCCGGCTGTGGACCGGCGAACTGCTGCCCCGGCTCGTCCTGGACCCGCTGCCGCCCGAGGAGACCGCACACCTGCTCGCGGCCGGTGCGGGCGGCGGCCTCGAACCGCTCACCGTGAACCGCCTGCACCGCCTGTGCCAGGGCGATCTACGGCTGCTGCGCGACCTGTTGGGCGCCGTGCGCGAGCGCGGTCTGCTCACCCGGGTCCCGGGCGTGGACGCCTGGGCCTGGCGCGGACCGCTGCCGCTGACGGCGACCGTGCGCGAGCGCGCTGCGCACGTCCTGGACCGGGCCCGCCCCGAGGAGCGCGAGACCCTCGAACGCCTCGCCTTCGGCGGACCCCTGGCCCTGGACATGGACGACTTCGACCTGCGGGTCCTGGAACGCCTGGAAGCCGACGGCCTGATCCGCATCGACGACCTGGGCGCCGTCCGCCTCGTCCACCCGCTGCACGGCCCGGTGCTGCGGGCCGCGGCCGGCCGGCTCCGGGCGAGGCGGCTGGCCCGCACCCCGGGCGAGTGCGCCGCCGCCCTCGACGCCGAGACCGCCGAGCTGACCCGGAGCGTCCAACTCGCCGACGTACGGGCCGTGTCGGCGCCCGTGGGGGAGTGGCTGGTGGACGAGGGCGAGCGGGTACCGGCCGGCTACGCGGCCGTACGCGCCCGTTTCGCACGGTTCGGCGGACGGCTGCGGGAGGCCGAGGCGTGGGCCAGGGAGGGCCTGCTGGGTGCGCCCGACGACCGCTGCTGCCGCCATGAACTGGCCCTCGCCGTGGCGCAGTCGGGGGACGTGACGGCCACCGTGGACACCGGGGACGGGGCGGACGGCTGGCCCGCAGTCGCCCGCGGCGACCTCGACGCCGCCCTGGCCGCCGTCGAGCCGTACGACGCGGTACGCCTCGGCGCGCCCGAGCGGGCCGCGGGACGGCTCGACGGCGTCTTCGCCCAGCACGCCGACGCGCTCGCCCGCGGGGACGGGCCCGCGCTGGACCGGGCCGCCGAGGCGCTCCAGGAGCGCGGCCTGCTGCTGTACGCGGCCGAGGCACATGCCCAGGCGGTCCGCGCCCACCGGGACCCCCGGGCCGCCCGCACCTCACGCACCCGCGCCGTAGCCCTGGCCCGCCGCTGCCAGGGCGCCCGCACCCCGGCCCTGTCCGGCCTGGTCCTGGGCGAACTGACCGCCCGCCAACGCCAGATCGTCACCCTGGCCGCAGCCGGCCTCAGCAACCGCCAGATCGCCGAACGCCTCACGCTCTCCGTCCGCACCGTAGGAAACCACCTCTACAGCGCCTACGCCCGCCTGGGCGCCAGCGACCGCGGAGCCCTGTCCTGGATGGTGGAACTACCGGACGCACAACCGGCGTGA
- a CDS encoding CHAT domain-containing protein, whose protein sequence is MTAGSDSVLELLPKVFAAPGEALAGAEEVLGADPSPLHASVAHQVIGIWQRDFGDLRLALDHLRRARDLAARADSAEREADVLGTLGVALVHAGRTRQGLAAFERGVARTTGHTRARVMYRRAYVWWVLGHHREALEDVRRAIPVLRQADDVIWTARALTLRATVHLALGAVERADADFTAAEALWDTTGQEHDKADAVESRGLAAFRAGDIPAALRLLDEAEERYAKLGTPTFMLDIRRCEVLMAAGLAPEALAEADAAIGVLDEIGGQSTRKAELLLVAARAARLAGDPHTAIARAALAVRLFAGQRRTWWETHARLVLIEARLATGRASGRLVADAAGVADRLASFGAPAAPEAALLAGRIALALGWRADAERHLGTAARSRHAGPPLARMTGWAAQALRAQAAGSGRGVLEACRRGLDVLDDHRTTLGASELRARATAQGAELAALAQRVSLDSGGPRRLLVWSERWRATVLTAPPTRPPADPVLQSRLTAFREIADRAEKARMEGHPVLTLEREQRRLEREIRSRTLHMRGEEPGDGDRFDPGRLLARLGDDTRLVELAVVDGRVQVLLCGQGRVRRFEAGLLADAEIEAEHIQAGLRRLAHPGAEARLPVVEAAGRRLEELLLGPAADHLGSGPVVVVPPGRLHRVPWALLPALREKVLSVSPSATSWLRARETEPPPGGRQVLVRGPGLATGGAEVPELADRYGGTPTLLEHEAASVPRVLEELDGAALAHIAAHGTFRADSPLFSALRMSDGPLIVHDFERLDRSPYRIILSCCDTARFASVGADELLGLVTALLPLGTAGVVACTAPVNDEAVVPLMLALHKGLGAGLSLAQALRDARAAVPADAVHQATGWAFSAFGAA, encoded by the coding sequence GTGACAGCGGGAAGCGACTCGGTTCTCGAATTGCTGCCGAAGGTGTTCGCCGCTCCCGGTGAGGCCCTGGCCGGGGCGGAGGAGGTGCTCGGCGCCGATCCCTCGCCGTTGCACGCCTCCGTGGCGCATCAGGTGATCGGTATCTGGCAGCGGGACTTCGGCGATCTGCGGCTCGCGCTGGACCATCTGCGGCGGGCCCGCGATCTCGCGGCGCGCGCGGACTCGGCGGAGCGGGAGGCGGACGTCCTGGGCACGCTCGGCGTGGCGCTGGTGCACGCGGGCCGCACCCGGCAGGGACTCGCCGCGTTCGAGCGGGGTGTCGCGCGCACCACCGGACACACGCGCGCGCGTGTGATGTACCGGCGGGCGTACGTCTGGTGGGTGCTCGGGCATCACCGGGAGGCGCTGGAGGACGTCCGGCGGGCGATCCCGGTGCTGCGGCAGGCGGACGACGTGATCTGGACGGCGCGGGCGCTGACCCTGCGGGCCACGGTGCATCTGGCGCTGGGCGCGGTGGAGCGGGCGGACGCGGACTTCACGGCGGCCGAGGCGCTGTGGGACACCACGGGCCAGGAGCACGACAAGGCGGACGCGGTGGAGAGCCGGGGGCTGGCCGCGTTCCGGGCCGGGGACATCCCGGCGGCGCTGCGGCTGCTGGACGAGGCCGAGGAGCGGTACGCCAAGCTGGGCACACCGACGTTCATGCTCGACATCCGGCGCTGCGAGGTGCTGATGGCGGCGGGGCTGGCCCCGGAGGCGCTGGCCGAGGCGGACGCGGCGATCGGGGTGCTGGACGAGATCGGCGGGCAGTCCACGCGCAAGGCGGAGCTGCTGCTGGTCGCCGCGCGGGCGGCCCGTCTGGCGGGCGATCCGCACACCGCGATCGCGCGCGCGGCGCTGGCGGTACGGCTGTTCGCCGGGCAGCGGCGCACCTGGTGGGAGACGCATGCCCGGCTGGTGCTGATCGAGGCGCGGCTCGCCACCGGGCGCGCCTCGGGGCGGCTGGTCGCGGACGCCGCGGGGGTCGCCGACCGGCTGGCGTCCTTCGGCGCCCCGGCCGCCCCCGAGGCCGCGCTGCTCGCGGGCCGGATCGCGCTGGCGCTGGGCTGGCGGGCCGACGCGGAACGGCACTTGGGGACCGCCGCCCGCAGCAGGCACGCGGGGCCGCCGCTGGCGCGGATGACGGGCTGGGCGGCGCAGGCGCTGCGGGCGCAGGCCGCCGGGTCCGGGCGCGGCGTCCTGGAGGCGTGCCGCCGCGGCCTGGACGTGCTCGACGACCACCGTACGACGCTGGGCGCCTCGGAGCTGCGGGCCCGCGCCACGGCGCAGGGTGCCGAACTCGCGGCGCTGGCGCAGCGGGTGAGCCTGGACTCCGGGGGGCCGCGGCGGCTGCTGGTGTGGAGCGAGCGGTGGCGGGCGACCGTGCTGACCGCGCCGCCGACCCGGCCGCCTGCCGATCCGGTGCTCCAGAGCAGGCTCACGGCCTTCCGCGAGATTGCGGACCGCGCGGAGAAGGCCCGGATGGAGGGGCATCCGGTGCTCACCCTGGAGCGCGAACAGCGCCGTCTGGAACGGGAGATCCGCTCCCGCACCCTGCACATGCGCGGCGAGGAGCCCGGCGACGGCGACCGCTTCGACCCGGGGCGGCTGCTGGCCCGGCTCGGCGACGACACCCGGCTGGTCGAACTGGCCGTGGTGGACGGACGGGTGCAGGTGCTGCTGTGCGGGCAGGGCCGGGTACGGCGGTTCGAGGCCGGCCTGCTCGCCGACGCGGAGATCGAGGCGGAACACATCCAGGCGGGCCTGCGCCGACTCGCCCACCCGGGCGCCGAGGCCCGCCTCCCGGTCGTGGAGGCGGCCGGCCGCCGGCTGGAGGAGCTGCTGCTCGGCCCGGCGGCGGACCATCTGGGCAGTGGCCCGGTCGTGGTCGTACCGCCGGGCCGGCTGCACCGCGTCCCCTGGGCCCTGCTGCCGGCCCTGCGGGAGAAGGTGCTCAGCGTGTCGCCGTCGGCGACGAGTTGGCTGCGCGCCCGGGAGACCGAGCCACCGCCGGGCGGCCGTCAAGTCCTGGTGCGCGGACCAGGACTGGCCACAGGTGGCGCGGAGGTCCCCGAACTCGCGGACCGCTACGGCGGCACGCCGACACTCCTGGAGCATGAGGCCGCGAGCGTGCCGCGGGTCTTGGAGGAACTGGACGGGGCGGCGCTGGCGCACATCGCCGCGCACGGCACGTTCCGGGCGGACAGCCCCCTGTTCTCCGCGCTGCGGATGTCCGACGGCCCGCTGATCGTCCACGACTTCGAGCGCCTGGACCGCAGTCCCTACCGCATCATCCTCTCCTGCTGCGACACGGCCCGCTTCGCCTCGGTGGGCGCCGACGAACTCCTCGGCCTGGTCACCGCACTCCTCCCCCTCGGCACGGCGGGCGTGGTCGCCTGCACGGCCCCGGTCAACGACGAGGCGGTGGTCCCCCTGATGCTCGCCCTCCACAAGGGCCTGGGCGCGGGCCTGTCGCTGGCACAGGCCCTGCGAGACGCCCGAGCCGCAGTCCCCGCGGACGCGGTACACCAGGCCACGGGGTGGGCGTTCTCGGCGTTCGGGGCGGCCTGA
- a CDS encoding S8/S53 family peptidase — protein sequence MAPQRFHEQFDQIQRSMPDVPLAMGPDDSAEFFYEKGVVLARDGEEARVVEDSVREHFTAFTGLTADHVRRASPETNRSGITRIQVGDPGHGDRRGDRAVAGALRAVRTAEARAGRRLVSRNHVVSIAVNACPGDEPVPAPLTQPPNPAAAEGAYDAGTAVGVLVIDTGLMADYRSYPLLAHTEGDLQIKECDDSGILQQYVGHGTFIAGLVAAVAPNTGITVRNTLNDAGAILESEFGDKLFEAVEQGGWPDILSLSAGTSNGRTDGLLGLDAFMQELRTQRTLLVAAAGNNASATPFWPAAYADLPEYADSVLSIGALRGDGEYGACFSNHGSWVKAYAPGERLTSSLTGFDAPVPYVYQHSTYDACRYGFAYLCTCQSPRHTGLLSEERAAAVTGKPDQVMFEGFANWSGTSFATPVVAGMVAGHMTAHKETDPRAARAQLLAANTEFAEVRGAHVPALRPPTWRPVPVVPLTAPA from the coding sequence ATGGCACCACAGCGATTCCACGAGCAGTTCGACCAGATCCAGCGCTCCATGCCCGACGTCCCGTTGGCGATGGGGCCCGACGACTCCGCCGAGTTCTTCTACGAGAAGGGCGTCGTGCTGGCCCGGGACGGGGAGGAGGCCCGGGTCGTCGAGGACAGCGTGCGGGAGCACTTCACCGCGTTCACCGGACTCACCGCCGACCATGTGCGCCGGGCGAGCCCCGAGACCAACCGGTCCGGCATCACCCGGATCCAGGTCGGCGACCCCGGCCACGGCGACCGGCGCGGCGACCGGGCCGTCGCGGGGGCGCTGCGGGCGGTGCGCACCGCCGAGGCCAGGGCCGGACGGCGCCTGGTCAGCCGTAACCACGTGGTGTCCATCGCGGTCAACGCCTGCCCCGGCGACGAACCCGTGCCGGCGCCGCTCACCCAGCCGCCCAACCCGGCCGCCGCCGAGGGTGCTTACGACGCCGGCACCGCCGTCGGAGTCCTCGTCATCGACACCGGCCTGATGGCCGACTACCGCTCCTACCCGCTGCTCGCGCACACCGAGGGCGACCTCCAGATCAAGGAGTGCGACGACAGCGGGATCCTCCAGCAGTACGTCGGGCACGGCACGTTCATCGCCGGTCTCGTCGCCGCAGTCGCCCCCAACACCGGGATCACCGTCCGCAACACGCTGAACGACGCGGGCGCCATCCTGGAGTCGGAGTTCGGCGACAAGCTCTTCGAGGCCGTCGAGCAGGGCGGCTGGCCGGACATCCTCAGCCTCTCCGCCGGCACCTCCAACGGCCGCACCGACGGACTCCTCGGCCTCGACGCCTTCATGCAGGAACTGCGCACCCAGCGCACCCTGCTGGTCGCCGCCGCCGGCAACAACGCCAGCGCCACCCCCTTCTGGCCCGCGGCCTACGCCGACCTGCCCGAGTACGCCGACTCCGTGCTGTCGATCGGAGCGCTGCGCGGGGACGGCGAGTACGGCGCCTGCTTCTCCAACCACGGCTCCTGGGTGAAGGCCTACGCCCCCGGCGAGCGCCTCACCAGCTCCCTCACCGGCTTCGACGCGCCCGTCCCGTACGTGTACCAGCACTCCACCTACGACGCCTGCCGCTACGGCTTCGCCTACCTGTGCACCTGCCAGTCGCCGCGCCACACCGGCCTGTTGAGCGAGGAGCGGGCCGCGGCCGTGACCGGCAAGCCGGACCAGGTGATGTTCGAGGGGTTCGCCAACTGGAGCGGCACCTCCTTCGCCACCCCCGTGGTCGCCGGGATGGTCGCCGGGCACATGACCGCGCACAAGGAGACCGACCCGCGCGCCGCCCGCGCCCAACTGCTCGCCGCGAACACCGAGTTCGCGGAGGTGCGCGGGGCGCATGTGCCGGCGCTGCGCCCGCCGACCTGGCGCCCGGTCCCCGTCGTGCCGCTCACTGCTCCGGCATGA
- a CDS encoding NPP1 family protein has product MRTMRSLTKAVLGTLGALALVVALPASAHANVLTLLPQNADGLEQTFSPAYDYDRDGCYATAAIGADGTLNPGLKLGGDVNGKCRDYVQLANANTYSRAKCNNGWCAIMYASYFEKDQITLGPAALGHTHDWEHVVVWVRDNEVQYVSVSQHNTYQVAARSAIRFDGTHPKIVYHKDGLSSHCFRFANTNDEPAENHTGNWFFPRLVGWNGYPAGYRDKLLSADFGSATIKIDDGDFQYALAYSKPSGIPFDPYA; this is encoded by the coding sequence ATGCGCACAATGAGGTCCCTGACCAAGGCCGTTCTCGGCACGCTCGGCGCGCTCGCGCTCGTCGTGGCACTCCCCGCGAGCGCCCACGCGAATGTACTGACCCTGCTGCCGCAGAACGCGGACGGCCTGGAGCAGACCTTCTCCCCGGCCTACGACTACGACCGTGACGGCTGCTACGCGACCGCCGCGATCGGCGCCGACGGCACGCTCAACCCGGGTCTGAAGCTGGGCGGCGACGTCAACGGCAAGTGCCGTGACTACGTCCAACTCGCCAACGCCAACACCTACTCACGGGCCAAGTGCAACAACGGCTGGTGCGCGATCATGTACGCCAGCTACTTCGAGAAGGACCAGATCACCCTGGGCCCGGCGGCGCTCGGGCACACCCATGACTGGGAGCACGTGGTGGTGTGGGTCCGGGACAACGAGGTCCAGTACGTGTCGGTGTCCCAGCACAACACGTACCAGGTGGCGGCCCGTTCGGCGATCCGCTTCGACGGCACCCATCCGAAGATCGTCTACCACAAGGACGGCCTATCGAGTCACTGTTTCCGTTTCGCCAACACGAATGACGAGCCGGCCGAGAACCACACCGGCAACTGGTTCTTCCCGCGTCTCGTCGGCTGGAACGGCTATCCGGCCGGGTACCGCGACAAGCTGCTGAGCGCGGACTTCGGCTCGGCGACCATCAAGATCGACGACGGCGACTTCCAGTACGCCCTGGCGTACTCCAAGCCGTCCGGGATCCCCTTCGACCCGTACGCCTGA
- a CDS encoding chitinase, with product MSTPRLIGRGTVLAVLAALLAALFSATPAQAASGTITGLAGKCVDVAGASSANGTAVQLYDCNGTGAQVWSNSGDGTLRALGKCLDVVDRSTADGASVQLWDCSGGANQQWVVTSARDIVNPAANKCLDVRDNTSANGTRLQIWSCTGGANQKWSAPASGGGTTPSGFVVSEAQFNQMFPNRNSFYTYSGLRAALSAYPGFANTGSDTVKKQEAAAFLANVNHETGGLVHVVEQNTANYPHYCDWGQPYGCPAGQAAYYGRGPIQLSWNFNYKAAGDALGLDLLNNPWLVQNDASVAWRTGLWYWNTQTGPGTMTPHNAMVNQAGFGQTIRSINGSLECDGKNPAQVQSRVDAYNRFTSILGVSPGGNLYC from the coding sequence ATGTCCACCCCCCGCCTCATCGGCCGCGGCACGGTCCTGGCCGTGCTGGCCGCCCTCCTCGCGGCCCTGTTCTCCGCGACGCCCGCCCAGGCCGCCTCCGGCACGATCACCGGCCTCGCCGGCAAGTGCGTCGACGTCGCCGGTGCGAGCAGCGCCAACGGCACCGCCGTACAGCTCTACGACTGCAACGGCACCGGCGCGCAGGTGTGGTCCAACTCCGGTGACGGCACCCTGCGCGCGCTCGGCAAGTGTCTGGACGTCGTCGACCGGTCCACCGCGGACGGCGCCTCGGTCCAGCTCTGGGACTGTTCCGGCGGCGCCAACCAGCAGTGGGTCGTCACGTCGGCGCGGGACATCGTCAACCCGGCCGCGAACAAGTGCCTTGACGTCCGCGACAACACCAGCGCCAACGGCACCCGCCTCCAGATCTGGAGCTGCACCGGCGGCGCGAACCAGAAGTGGAGCGCGCCCGCGAGCGGCGGCGGCACCACCCCCTCCGGATTCGTGGTCTCCGAGGCGCAGTTCAACCAGATGTTCCCGAACCGGAACTCCTTCTACACCTACAGCGGTCTGCGGGCCGCGCTCAGCGCCTACCCCGGGTTCGCGAACACCGGCAGCGACACCGTGAAGAAGCAGGAGGCCGCGGCCTTCCTCGCCAACGTCAACCACGAGACCGGCGGACTGGTCCACGTCGTCGAGCAGAACACCGCCAACTACCCCCACTACTGCGACTGGGGCCAGCCGTACGGCTGCCCGGCCGGGCAGGCCGCCTACTACGGCCGCGGCCCCATCCAGCTCTCCTGGAACTTCAACTACAAGGCCGCCGGTGACGCGTTGGGCCTGGACCTGCTCAACAACCCCTGGCTGGTGCAGAACGACGCGTCCGTCGCCTGGCGCACCGGCCTGTGGTACTGGAACACCCAGACCGGCCCCGGCACCATGACCCCGCACAACGCCATGGTCAACCAGGCCGGTTTCGGCCAGACGATCCGCAGCATCAACGGCTCCCTGGAGTGCGACGGCAAGAACCCGGCGCAGGTGCAGTCCCGGGTGGACGCCTACAACCGGTTCACCTCGATCCTCGGGGTCAGCCCCGGCGGCAACCTCTACTGCTGA
- the absR1 gene encoding beta-glucuronidase AbsR1, translating to MTARYCSLAQQSAPVLAPGLTAERQRAIVGGRRMWVNNTVLHYCFFDGDNDASVISVPGTGGSRRVSWVGAKEQRDVVRECFQEWRDLGIGVSFTEVSDRSEAELRIGFQLGDGSWSTVGKDALQVGLNERTMNFGWDLTVPGERATALHEIGHALGMLHEHQSPFAGLHWDDEAVVADLAGPPNFWSRDTTYFNILRKLDPDEVNGSVWDPQSIMEYPFEAGLILEPEQFRGGLNPPGALSPADKEFVLRWYPPADPARPPALVPFRSAPIGLGPGEQADFTVEPPETREYTVGTFGDSDTVVVVFEERDGEPRYLTGQDDSGTDGNTGIKAHLVKGRRYFVRVRLYSAWGSGETAVMCW from the coding sequence ATGACCGCTCGCTACTGCTCCCTCGCGCAGCAGTCGGCCCCCGTTCTGGCACCGGGGCTGACCGCCGAGCGGCAGCGCGCGATCGTCGGCGGACGCCGGATGTGGGTCAACAACACGGTCCTGCACTACTGCTTCTTCGACGGCGACAACGACGCGTCCGTGATTTCCGTACCGGGGACCGGGGGGTCCCGGCGGGTGTCGTGGGTCGGCGCGAAGGAGCAGCGGGACGTGGTGCGCGAGTGCTTCCAGGAGTGGCGGGACCTCGGCATCGGGGTGTCGTTCACCGAGGTCTCGGACCGCTCGGAAGCGGAGTTGCGGATCGGGTTCCAGCTGGGTGACGGTTCCTGGTCGACCGTGGGCAAGGACGCGCTCCAGGTCGGCCTGAACGAGCGCACCATGAACTTCGGCTGGGACCTGACCGTGCCCGGGGAGCGGGCGACCGCTCTGCACGAGATCGGGCACGCGCTGGGCATGCTGCACGAGCACCAGAGCCCGTTCGCCGGCCTCCACTGGGACGACGAGGCCGTCGTCGCGGACCTCGCCGGACCGCCGAACTTCTGGAGCCGGGACACGACGTACTTCAACATTCTGCGCAAGCTGGACCCGGACGAGGTCAACGGCTCCGTCTGGGACCCGCAGTCGATCATGGAGTACCCCTTCGAGGCGGGGTTGATCCTGGAGCCCGAGCAGTTCCGCGGGGGGCTGAACCCGCCCGGCGCTCTCTCGCCCGCCGACAAGGAGTTCGTCCTGCGCTGGTACCCGCCGGCCGATCCCGCGAGGCCGCCCGCGCTGGTGCCGTTCCGCTCGGCGCCGATCGGTCTCGGCCCGGGCGAGCAGGCCGACTTCACCGTCGAGCCGCCGGAGACCCGCGAGTACACGGTGGGCACCTTCGGTGACAGCGACACCGTCGTGGTGGTCTTCGAGGAGCGGGACGGCGAACCCCGCTATCTCACCGGCCAGGACGACTCGGGAACAGACGGCAACACCGGGATCAAGGCCCATCTGGTCAAGGGCCGCCGCTACTTCGTCCGTGTGCGCCTGTACTCCGCCTGGGGGTCGGGGGAAACCGCGGTGATGTGCTGGTAA